The Loxodonta africana isolate mLoxAfr1 chromosome 12, mLoxAfr1.hap2, whole genome shotgun sequence genome segment CTCCCCCCACCAACTAGTCCAAGCGTGCATCAGTCACCACCTGGTACTGCTGCCTTTCTCACTATCACATCCAGGCAGCCAGAGTGGTCTTCCCTGTGCACACCCTTCAGGGCGTGGACCTCTCCAGGGCCTCCCACCTGTAGGGTCTGGCTTCTGAGGGTCTTCCAGTCTCCTCACCCCCACATCAGGACACCTCCATTCTGCAGCTGCAGGGACttccacacacgcacacacaagctAAGCCTCCGCCCCACTCCACTTAATGCTTACACACTCTGCTGTCTCACTCCCACAGGAAGCCCTCTCTCCCAACATCCTCGTACATACCTTCCAAGCTCCCTCTGGGCTTGGAATAAGGTTTGTGACTGCCTATTCACTGGTGTGATTCTTTGGTTAATATCGTTGCCCCCCACACAGCTTAAAGTTCAGATCTTGTTTAGGCTGTTTGTCAATTCAACATCTCTTTACTGAGCATGAGTCTTGCTTGGGTCAGTCAGGATATGTGGTGTCATTGGTGGTGTAATTGTAAACCAGGACACTTGCCAGTGGAGGAGAGAGACAGCCTCACACAATCACACAGAGGTCCCAGGGAGAGGCCAGGCCACTGGGAGTAGGggacctgggcagcagtgaaGCTACCCTGGAGAAATGAGCTTGAGCCAGAAGCCCCGTTCCGTCCCCATGAATTCTGTGCCTTGCATTTGTCCCTCCGTGCACCTGGCACTAAACGGCACTCAATAATTATTCCTGGAAATAAAAGGGGCCTTGAGAACCAAGGGTGCCTGGTTCtcaagtttctcatcaaacagttagtacacacattgttctttgacattagttaacaaccccatgacatgtcaacactctcccttctcaaccctgggttccctattaccagctttcctgttcccttctgccttccagtccctgccccagggctggtgcacccttttagttttgttttgtttcatgggcctgttcaatctttggctgaagggtgaacctcaggcgtgacctcattactgagctgaaagggtgtgtgggggccatagtctcagggtttctccagtctctgtcaggccagcaagtctggtctttcttttcagttagaattttgttatacgtttttctccagctctgtctgggaccctctactgtttggtttttttaacttttattgtgctttaagtgaaagtttacaaatcaagtcagactctcatacaaaaatttataaacatcttgctatatactcctaattgctctccccctaatgagacagcacactccttccctccactctctcttttcgtatccattcggccagcttctgaccctctctaccctctcatctccccttcagacaggagatgccaacatagcctcatgtgtctacttgatccaagaagctcattcttccccagtatcattttctatcccacagtacagtccaatccctgtctgaagggttgactttgggaatggttcctgtctcggtCTAAcaggaggcctggggaccatgatgtctggggtacttctagtctcagtcagaccattaagtctggtctttctacaaaaatttgaggtctgcatcccactgctctcctgctccctcaggggttctctgttgtgttccctggtggaccctctattgtgattcctgtcagagcagtcagtagtggtagtcgggcaccgtttaattgtactggactcagtctggtggaggccgtggtagatgtcgtccattagtcctctggactaatttttcccttgcatgtttagttttcttcattcttctttgctcccgaaggggtgagaacagtggagcatcctagatggtcgctcacaggcttttaagaccccagactctacccaccaaagtagaatgtacaacATATTCTtcataaactgttatgccaattgagtctGGGAATTCGTATGTGAGAACTTTGCTCTTAGCTGGGGAAGCCTTTCTTCCTTCTTGCACTCACTGGTACATCACTCATTTATCCTACTCAAGTTAACAGATGGTTAGCACGTGCCAAGCCTGGGTCCAGCCTGGGTTGCCAGGGCTGACACAGGGGAGAAAGCCAGGGCCTGAATCAGGGGCAGAGACGCAGGCACCCTCAGGCCGGTCCCCAGCAGCTGGGGGCAAGTATGCAGCTTTCGAGAGAGGTGGACGTGGTGTAGAGTAGCAGAGGAGAAGAGTGGGGAAGAGCCTGGCCGGGCACCATTCCCTTTGCAGAGCAGACTGGGAGGGGTCCGCCCCCCTCCCAAGAGGCGCGGACCCTGAGCGGAGGCGCCCCCTGCCGGCCCGCCCCTCGCCACGGCACAGTGCCAGCCAACGAGCGCCGCCCGCCGGGGCGTGCCCCCGCGCCCCGGGATATAAAATCGCCGCGCGCTCTCCGCGGGGCACGCTTCTGATCTCCACACAGACTCAGAAACAACCCACCATGGTGCTGTCTGATAACGACAAGACCAACGTCAAGGCCACCTGGAGCAAGGTTGGCGACCACGCTTCGGATTATGTCGCCGAGGCCCTGGAGAGGTGAGGATCCCCCTGTCCCCTACTTCCACGCACCTGGGCTCAACACCACCCCACTGCCCATCGCTGGGCTACAACCAGGCCGGTGTCTAGGCCCCAAGGCCCCGATGCCCAGACCACCGACCTCCCGCCAGGGGAGCCCGGCCCTCCTATCCGCCCTCCCTCAGAGGCTGTGTGTGCTCTCCCTGTTCCCCTACCCTACCCCTCCACCACCGCTCACCTGCCACTTCTCCACGCAGGATGTTCTTCTCCTTTCCCACCACCAAGACCTACTTTCCTCACTTCGACCTGGGCCATGGCTCTGGCCAGGTCAAGGCACATGGCAAGAAGGTGGGGGAAGCACTGACCCAAGCTGTTGGCCACCTGGATGACCTGCCTAGCGCCCTGTCTGCACTCAGCGACCTGCACGCTCACAAGCTGAGGGTGGACCCTGTCAACTTCAAGGTGAGGAGAGGGAAAGACCTGGAAGGTCGGGGCAGCAGGCCTTCCTGGCAGGGCCGAGATCTGCAAAGGTGAGCGTTCCCTAACAGCCCCCTTGTCGGCCCCTCTCTCCACAGCTCCTGAGCCACTGCCTGCTGGTGACTCTGAGCAGCCACCAACCCACGGAGTTCACCCCTGAGGTCCATGCCTCCCTGGACAAGTTCCTCAGCAACGTGAGCACCGTGCTGACCTCCAAATATCGTTAAGCTGGACCCCAGGAGAGGTGCCACTggccttcctcccctccctgcaTGTGCCACCAAGTCTTTGAATAAAGTCTGAGTGGGCAGCAGCCTGGTGTGGCTTCAGCTCTGTGTGTCTGCTAACTCGCCAGGAGTAGATGTGGGTCTCCTTGCTCGGCCACTGTCCCTCTGCAGCGGCCCGAGGGATGAAAGGGAGAAGCAGGGCAGTCCACTGCCAGGAAAATGCAGGACAATGCCATCTTCCTGAGGGCTCCCCTTTGCCTTTCCTCCCAGGCCTGGCAGGCTCACAGTGGTTTGGTGAGATAATTCATTCATTTCTACCCTTACActtcattacacacacacactctggcTGGGAGATGGCGGCCACCAGCCTGGAACCTTGTAGCTTGCCAGGACTCCTCCCATGGTGCGCAAAGGGGAGGACACAGCAGCCACTCCTTTCAGAGTACTGCTAAAGGCATCCTTCCATCAGTCTCCCCAAAGCCTCAGGAACACACAGTCTAAATATGACTGGGAGGGGCATGCATGTGTTGGGCCAAGCAATTCCCTGGAGGCAACCCTTTGACCACGTAACCACCTCCAAGAATGACATTCCTCAGACACTGACATCCTGGGGCCACCATGGTTTGGGTGTCCAGCCTTTGGGCCCAGCTTGGCACCCACTTGGCCCCGCTGTAGAGCAGAGACCCAGGGTCCTGGAGGCCTGGCTGGACCTGCACCCCTCAATCCTTCTCTCCTGGATGTGTAGGTCTTGCGTGGGGGAGGGCTTTAGGGTGCTGGGCCTGCCTTTCATCCCAGGCACACCTCAGGCAGTGCCCTTTCTTCCCTGAGCCCAAGTCTCCTCCAGGCCCTCTCCTCTGTCTGTGATGTGCTCAATACTGCAGTGGTACCATATAAGCCCCTGGGAAGAGGCAGGCATCCTTATTTTATCAGTAGGAAAAATGAGGGTCTCGAAAAGGGCAGAGacagcccaagtgtccatcacCTGATGAACAGGTAAGCACaatgtggtccatccatacaatgaaatataacccggccataaaaagaatgaagcactgatacatgctacaatatagatgaaccttgaacacattatgctgagtgaaagaaaccagaaaaaagGGACACACAGTGTATGagcccatttatatgaaatgtccagagtgGGCAAACCCATCGGGACAGAAAGATTAGTAGTTGCTAGGGTCTTGGGGAAGTGGAATGGAAAAGACTATCTAAATGGGTGCAGGGTTTCCTTTTGCAGTGATGAAAAAGTTCCTGAaccagatagtggtgatggttgcacaacattgtgaatgtacttaaGGCCACTGAATTGTCACATTAAGATGGCTTAAATAgtcaattttatgttatatggATTTTACCACAGTTTAAAAAATAGGGTTTAGAGTAGCATCTGGCCCAAAGTGAGTGCTACATGGGTGTTAGATCTTATTATTGGGGTACACTGCAGGCCCTCAATAAATGTCCACTGCACTGAAATGAACATCTGCTCTCAGACAACACTTGACATGTTCCccacttaattctcacaacaatccgGAGAAGGAGAAATTGTTATCTAGACTTTATACAACAAATGAGAAAACACTCCAGAGGTGTAATAAGACTCTGGAAGCAGAATAAACTCAAGTTCCATGCTAAAACACAGTGTTATCTACTACTAATAAATACTAAATATTATTTCCCATATAGTAGACACTCAAAGCGACTGGGCCCCTCAGGGTACAAGGCAATTAGGAGGGTCCTGGGTCAGGCCCGATGAGGGAGACTGAGCGCTCGGCACCCCTTTGGCTAGGGACTCGGCCTGTGAGGGGCGCCTCCTGGAGCCGCAAGGCGGCTCAACTCGGGTTGATGGCGCTGTCAGCGGCGGAGCAGGCTGCCGTGCGCGCGCTGTGGAGGAAGCTAGGCGACAATGTGGACGTCTACACGACGGAGGCCCTGGAGAGGTGGGCTCCCCTCCAGCCCCCCAGCCTCCCCTTGGGGCTTTCCTGCAGCCCCTGGGGGCTGCCGCCCTCCTGCGCTCCCCCAATCCCCTTCCGGGACGCCCCTTCTTCCCTGCCCTCCACCCCCAGGTAACCGCTCATCCGCCGCTCCACCTGCAGGACCTTCTTCGTCTTCTCCTCCACCAAGACCTACTTCCCCCACTTCGACCTAAGCCCGGGTTCAGCCCAGGTCAAGGCCCACAGCAAGAAGGTGGCAGACGTGCTGACCCACGCCGTCCACCACCTGGACGACCTGCCCAGGGCGCTGTCCGCGCTGAGCGACCTGCACGCGCACAAGTTGAGGGTGGATCCAGTCAACttcaaggtgaggaccctgccgGGCAGTCCTACCGTCGCCAGGGAGGCACGGTCCCCATCAGGGCCGGGGTCTGGGGTTGACGAGACCCAGAGGAGTGCTGGGGTGCCGTGGGGCTGAGCGCAGCGCGACCCCGTGCTCCGCAGCTCCTTGGCCACTGCCTGCTGGTAACCCTGGCCCGGCACTACCCGGGAGACTTCAGTGCCACCATGCAGGCCTCGCTGGACAAGTTTCTGAGCCACGTGATCTCCGCGCTGGTCTCCAAGTACCGCTGAAAGGGAGGGGGCGAGGGGGCAGGGTCCTGGGCCTCCCAGCAGCCCAACCGCGTGACTCATGTTTGAGTAAAGTCCCCAAGGCCCCAGGCTGCCTGGAGTGGTGTTCTCTGGAGGGGGCGTGGGGGTGGAGTCCCGGGAAGGGGGTGCAGCCCAATTCCATGTCTTGAAGTTTCACCCGACTGTGTGTCCTTGGCCGCAGCCCCTCGGGGCGCAGACCAGGTGGCCCCTCGGGAGCAGGGAGGGGGGTAGGGGGTAATAGGTCCCTACACCTGCGGCTGGGCAGCTGTTGTCCTGGCCCCGCCACTCTTAGGGGTCTCCTCTGGGATCCTGGTCCCTCACCCGCCTGGGGCGGAGCGTGGGGGTGCAAGACTGGTGGGGCAGGTAGGTGGAGGGACCAGGAAACGCATGCGGTCTCAGCCTCTGAGAAAATAGGGAATGGCACCCCCTGCTGGTGCGGGCTGCGGAACGCTGCCCTCGGCCACATGCCCTCGCAGAGGGCTGAACCCCACAATAGTACACAGCTGCCCTGTGTATTGGTGTATTGGTATTAGTGGTTTTGTGGTTGGAAAGGCTTGAGGGGAAAGCCTCTCATTGCAGGACTCTGGTGGAAGAAGCAGGTCCAACTCCAGCACTCTGTCCGTCTAAGGACAGGGAGGCCAAAGGTTCTCttattcttttctgtatttttcctctTAAAATCATGATCCATGCAGGGACTTATAACTTTTACTCCACCTACTACATCTTCTGGTGAGTCCGAGGCCCTGCAGTCTCCTCCAGGGAGACTTAGGTACGGAAAGGTTATATGTGACACACACAGATAAGCACACAAcagtctccctccctctcttcacaAACATggactgtaactttttttttttttaaagaatggtaTCCTCAAAAGTGACACTGGGAATAAGTGGACATGTTGAACTGTATAAAAATACTCAGTATGGGGTAAAAAGAGGGACAGAATTGTATTTGCCACATGTGGCAGACCAAAGGTTAATGTCTCTACTGTACAAGGTAAACCTCCAaatccttcccttctttcttttgaaGTCAGACAATCCAATAAAAAATAGGATTAGGGATAACAGACAACTCACAGCAGACCCAGGGCCAAAAGACATTTGCAGCAATCCCCAAAGCTGAGCAAATTCAACGCAGATTGAGAGCTCACAGGACGTCCACGTGCACCATTCCCAGCCTGCGCCTTGCTGATGTCTCAGCCACGAAGGGGCCTGTGTGGGGTGGGTGCAACTGCTGCCTCCCTCTGCCCTGGGCTGTGACCACCCCAAGGCCGATCTGGGGTTTCCCACCCCTGTCCCTGCCACAAGGCACCAGGGAATCCTCCCACAACTGTGTGTCACTTGGTGAGGGGATGGCAGGTAAGCAGCTGGGCACCTCCACCTCAGGGGTGTAGTTAAGGTAACaagtgcccaggggcaatctctaaattgcatCCCCCTCGATTTCAAGATAGAAGATATTGATGAGATGTGTCAGCAGAAATGCTTTCCCTGCTCTTGCCCCACTGCCTGAGTCAGGCGTCTTccatatttgtggtgccttggGACGTTATTTTTGCCTCATCTGACACCCCCTTGGACCTGCACCTTCTGGTGCCCTCCACCCTGCTCCAGATGGCACCCCCAGGACTGGTTAGAGGTTCCCTTCttgatggagtcctggtggcacccCTGTACTTGATCGCTTCAACCTACCAGTGATGCAGGATGCTGTGCTCTGGGGCATTCAGGGACCGTCTCCTACTGAAAGAGGGGCATTGGGGGCAAGCTCCAGGTCTGGGGTGTGTCTCCCTGATGATGCTTCAGCCTGGCTCTGTGGAGTGACAGTCATATTAGGCCACACCGGACAGATGCTGGCCATGTCAACCAGCCTCCGGAATGGCAGGATA includes the following:
- the HBQ1 gene encoding hemoglobin subunit theta-1; translation: MALSAAEQAAVRALWRKLGDNVDVYTTEALERTFFVFSSTKTYFPHFDLSPGSAQVKAHSKKVADVLTHAVHHLDDLPRALSALSDLHAHKLRVDPVNFKLLGHCLLVTLARHYPGDFSATMQASLDKFLSHVISALVSKYR
- the HBA2 gene encoding hemoglobin subunit alpha, with product MVLSDNDKTNVKATWSKVGDHASDYVAEALERMFFSFPTTKTYFPHFDLGHGSGQVKAHGKKVGEALTQAVGHLDDLPSALSALSDLHAHKLRVDPVNFKLLSHCLLVTLSSHQPTEFTPEVHASLDKFLSNVSTVLTSKYR